The genomic interval ATTTTACCCCTTTGTATCCATTGCATTGCAAGTACTGGTAAACTTTGTTGCTATTGATTATTCTACTGAGCCAGTCACGTCTGTAGAACAAGACGTTAACCCCGTCCCTGCATGTTTTCAGCTCTTTATAATCAAAAGGCACCGTTTCCTTAACTTCATGTTTGTATTTTTCCCAAATATCTTTCAATTTGAAGGATGAACTGTTTTTTAAACAAATCAAAAAAGACGGTTTTACTCTATTGATGGTAGCCGCGCCATGAAAACATATTTTATGCATTAAAAGATCAAAATCATCGTATTCGTACATTCTATTTATGTAATTTGCGATCTCGGTCTTGGTTTTTAATTTCATCATTTCTATCTCACCTAATTTTCAAGCAATCTCTTTTGCCAACATTAAACCCAGTTCCTTGCAGTTATTTATGCCTTCATCGTCAGGCATTTCATTTATAATCAAGCCTTCTTTTAACAAGTTTGCATCTTGCTGTTTAATTCTTTCTTCCCAGTCAGCCATCCACTCACCGTCACCCCATCCATATGATCCAAACAAGACTATTGGCTTGCCACTGATCTTGCCAGATAAGCTCTCAACAAAGGGTTCCATCTCGTATTCCTCTAAAACTTCCGCACCCATAGATGGGCACCCCAAGGCAACTGCATCTGCTTTTTCTACATCATCAATCTTAGCCTGGCTTACATTCAGAAGATC from Alkalibacter saccharofermentans DSM 14828 carries:
- a CDS encoding DUF3793 family protein, with the protein product MMKLKTKTEIANYINRMYEYDDFDLLMHKICFHGAATINRVKPSFLICLKNSSSFKLKDIWEKYKHEVKETVPFDYKELKTCRDGVNVLFYRRDWLSRIINSNKVYQYLQCNGYKGVKSVEDALEILSDRYSNGCPDEIGVFLGYPLADVVAFSSDDKQCSICSGYWRVYSNADRAKKIFDVYDIARSNIVDSLEKGIKPQKIIELAS
- a CDS encoding flavodoxin — encoded protein: MKKIVVIYWSGTGNTQAMAEAVAEGAKSNDVKVDLLNVSQAKIDDVEKADAVALGCPSMGAEVLEEYEMEPFVESLSGKISGKPIVLFGSYGWGDGEWMADWEERIKQQDANLLKEGLIINEMPDDEGINNCKELGLMLAKEIA